Proteins from a genomic interval of Symmachiella macrocystis:
- a CDS encoding flagellin N-terminal helical domain-containing protein has product MTRINTNVASLRGLRSVERANSLLNTSLQRLSTGVQINSGKDDPAGLIASETLKSQIVSIETSIKNSNRANNVIATADSALGEISGLLNQIRGLVQEGLNTGALSQTEIDANQLQIDSALSAINRISANATFGGDKLIDGSKSFTTQVSTTNSAKISEFQIDEAVFGSSSTILVDATITTAAEKGSLSYTGGDLTQETTVEIAGSVGSQVLFFGSSSTYENIRDAINAATDVTGVEATFVDDAGTAAAAAGTVTLAATGAAATAGTASFTSAGNENDLSFTAATAGAFSGTNAVSVVFSLNADTNNASSVSVTGNVITISLENDTNSASVAVASDIEALFNANSNATALASISLPDDSGTTGSGVVSGALTNATLNNGTENFDTNNDIVITNDTAGLLTGTNIPSVAFSLQADSNDGTSVSVSGSAITVALAVDATQTDTSSVQASDVIAAINGNTTAAALVTASNAAGNDGSGVFNYTSAAQAINGTDASSGSTAALTLTSQNFGSSEFVEVNVLAGSFDTYDSTGTSAVQVSRDTGADVVANINGQVAQGTGLKASVSSANLVASLTFNAVNNVAAETAQVTITGGGSLFQIGQEVSAAGQLGMGIEAINTARLGGISGKIYELGSGRGKSLNDVGPSVTGADLVNIIDESINRVSNLRGRLGAVQKNVIETNITSLGVALENISAARSEIIDTDFAAETAQLTKSQILSQAAISVLQIANNNPQQVLTLLG; this is encoded by the coding sequence ATGACGAGGATCAACACCAACGTTGCATCATTACGAGGCTTGAGGAGTGTCGAACGCGCCAATTCACTCCTAAACACCTCATTACAAAGACTTTCAACCGGTGTGCAAATCAACTCCGGTAAAGACGATCCGGCCGGTTTGATCGCCAGTGAGACGCTGAAGTCTCAGATCGTCTCGATTGAAACGTCGATCAAAAATAGTAATCGCGCTAATAACGTGATCGCTACCGCCGACTCGGCGTTGGGCGAAATCAGCGGACTGCTCAACCAGATTCGTGGCTTGGTCCAAGAAGGGTTGAATACCGGTGCCCTGTCGCAAACGGAAATCGACGCGAACCAGCTGCAGATCGACTCCGCCCTTTCGGCCATCAACCGGATTTCCGCCAACGCGACGTTTGGTGGCGATAAGTTGATCGACGGATCAAAATCGTTCACAACGCAAGTTAGCACGACGAACTCCGCTAAAATCAGCGAGTTCCAGATCGACGAAGCCGTGTTCGGCTCCAGCTCGACGATCTTAGTCGATGCGACGATCACGACCGCAGCTGAAAAAGGATCGCTCTCTTATACCGGTGGCGACCTGACTCAGGAAACTACGGTTGAAATTGCAGGCTCCGTCGGCAGCCAAGTGCTGTTCTTCGGTTCCTCCAGTACTTACGAAAACATTCGCGACGCTATCAACGCCGCCACCGACGTCACAGGCGTCGAAGCGACGTTTGTCGACGACGCTGGTACGGCTGCGGCTGCGGCTGGAACGGTGACCCTCGCTGCGACAGGTGCTGCCGCAACCGCTGGGACAGCCTCGTTTACTTCCGCTGGTAACGAAAACGACTTGTCGTTTACAGCAGCGACCGCCGGAGCCTTTAGTGGAACGAACGCCGTTTCGGTTGTCTTCTCGCTGAACGCCGACACGAACAATGCGTCCTCGGTTTCTGTGACTGGTAACGTCATCACAATCTCACTGGAGAATGACACGAATAGTGCCTCGGTTGCCGTCGCATCGGACATCGAAGCGTTGTTTAATGCCAACTCCAATGCGACAGCCTTGGCCAGCATTAGCCTCCCGGATGACTCAGGCACGACCGGTTCGGGCGTTGTCTCGGGTGCATTAACCAATGCGACGTTGAATAACGGAACCGAAAACTTCGATACCAACAACGACATCGTCATTACCAACGATACCGCGGGATTGCTGACCGGTACCAATATCCCGTCAGTCGCTTTCTCGCTGCAAGCGGACAGCAACGACGGTACCTCGGTAAGCGTTTCGGGTTCCGCCATCACGGTTGCCTTGGCTGTTGACGCCACACAAACGGACACCTCCAGTGTCCAGGCTTCGGACGTAATTGCCGCGATCAACGGCAATACGACCGCCGCTGCTCTAGTGACCGCTTCCAATGCGGCGGGTAATGACGGTTCTGGAGTCTTTAACTACACCTCTGCAGCGCAAGCGATCAACGGAACGGATGCATCGTCAGGCAGCACTGCAGCGTTGACCCTTACGTCCCAGAATTTTGGGTCGAGCGAATTTGTTGAAGTCAACGTCTTGGCTGGATCGTTCGACACGTACGATTCGACAGGAACATCGGCCGTCCAAGTCTCACGGGACACCGGTGCTGACGTCGTCGCCAACATCAACGGTCAGGTTGCTCAAGGAACTGGGCTGAAAGCCTCAGTCTCCAGTGCTAACTTAGTCGCGTCCTTGACCTTCAACGCGGTCAACAACGTCGCTGCTGAAACGGCTCAGGTAACGATCACCGGTGGCGGCTCACTGTTCCAGATCGGTCAAGAGGTTTCCGCTGCCGGCCAATTGGGCATGGGGATCGAAGCGATCAACACGGCCCGCCTGGGTGGAATCTCGGGTAAGATTTACGAACTCGGCTCCGGCCGGGGTAAAAGCTTGAACGATGTCGGTCCCAGCGTCACCGGTGCCGACTTGGTGAACATCATCGATGAATCGATCAACCGTGTCTCCAACCTGCGTGGCCGGTTGGGTGCGGTTCAGAAGAACGTGATCGAAACGAACATCACCTCGCTGGGTGTGGCTTTGGAAAACATTTCCGCCGCCCGTAGCGAAATCATCGATACCGACTTCGCCGCGGAAACGGCCCAACTGACGAAGAGCCAAATCCTCTCGCAGGCGGCCATCTCCGTTTTGCAAATCGCCAATAACAACCCGCAGCAGGTCTTGACCCTCCTCGGTTAA
- the csrA gene encoding carbon storage regulator CsrA, with product MLVLSRQRDESIIIGDNIVLTVVDIRGDKVRLGIDAPKEIPVHRQEVYEAIQRENRRAAEQSSDDGEAAAKPAPSKK from the coding sequence ATGCTTGTTTTGTCGAGACAACGCGACGAGAGCATCATCATCGGTGACAACATTGTGTTGACAGTCGTCGATATTCGCGGCGACAAAGTCCGTTTAGGCATTGATGCCCCCAAGGAAATCCCGGTTCATCGCCAGGAAGTCTACGAGGCCATCCAGCGCGAAAATCGCCGAGCTGCCGAACAGAGTTCCGATGATGGCGAAGCCGCGGCAAAGCCCGCGCCTTCAAAGAAGTAA
- a CDS encoding carbon starvation CstA family protein yields MATNAVLISLCSFAVLILAYFTYGRFLARRIFRLDPNRPTPAHTKQDGVDYVPTKIPVLFGHHFASIAGLGPILGPAIAVIWGWGPAVLWVVCGCIFMGAVHDLGALTVSLRYQGRSIGDVCSDLIGHRARFLFLLIIFFLMSLAMGAFVNAISALFVKFHPGAIIPSFGLMLVAMCIGIAVYRLRVGLGPATVVGLIAFGGLIYWGVQQPLPTYQWFASDATQQLLTESRNAGADVDHGSIAAAQVLQESGHESAAADLTAAATTASRTWIYVLLGYGFVASVLPVWLLLQPRDYINSFQLYLALALLVAGLAVAASTGSDFNVIDAAMIRDDPQMGAPPMVPFLFVTIACGAVSGFHSLVSSGTTVRQLDRETDALPIGFGAMLTEGALAILVIMSCVAGLGSQAWEAGGAYASWGGIGKGGLGVQLDAVIHGGANFLSEVGVSERFGQAFLAVTIVAFAMTTLDSATRLLRFNVEEIFRSIKLEPLANRYFASLIAVGGIALFAQPQGAALWVLFGTTNQLLAGLTLLTVSLFLFKLRRPIIYTLIPMGMMLVMTAWAMAIQLDGFYKDKQWLLFGVSVVVVLMTTWLVIEAILSFCRGRGGLSIAHDDEDPHDDQSEVVSATHLG; encoded by the coding sequence ATGGCAACCAATGCCGTCCTAATATCATTGTGTTCGTTCGCGGTGCTGATTTTGGCCTATTTTACCTACGGCCGATTTTTGGCGCGGCGTATTTTTCGTTTGGATCCCAACCGTCCCACGCCGGCGCATACCAAACAGGATGGCGTCGATTATGTTCCGACGAAAATCCCCGTCTTGTTCGGACACCATTTTGCCTCGATCGCTGGTCTCGGTCCGATTCTGGGACCGGCGATTGCCGTGATTTGGGGATGGGGACCAGCGGTGTTGTGGGTCGTCTGCGGCTGCATCTTCATGGGAGCCGTGCATGACTTGGGCGCACTGACCGTTAGCCTGCGCTATCAAGGGCGCTCCATCGGTGACGTTTGCAGCGACTTGATTGGTCACCGGGCGCGGTTTTTGTTTTTGCTGATCATCTTTTTTCTGATGTCGTTGGCAATGGGGGCGTTCGTCAACGCCATCTCGGCGCTGTTCGTGAAATTCCACCCCGGTGCGATTATTCCCTCGTTTGGGTTGATGTTGGTGGCAATGTGTATCGGCATTGCCGTGTATCGTTTGCGTGTGGGACTTGGCCCGGCGACGGTTGTGGGACTGATTGCTTTTGGCGGACTGATTTATTGGGGCGTGCAACAACCGTTACCCACGTATCAGTGGTTCGCCTCAGACGCGACGCAACAACTGCTCACCGAAAGTCGTAATGCGGGAGCCGATGTCGACCATGGTTCCATTGCTGCGGCTCAAGTCTTGCAAGAGAGCGGTCATGAATCTGCCGCCGCCGACCTGACCGCCGCCGCGACGACGGCCAGCCGCACGTGGATTTATGTGCTGCTTGGTTATGGATTCGTCGCGTCGGTGTTGCCCGTGTGGTTGTTGCTCCAGCCGCGGGACTACATCAACAGCTTTCAACTTTATCTGGCGTTGGCGTTATTGGTTGCCGGTTTGGCGGTTGCTGCGTCGACGGGGTCGGATTTCAATGTGATTGATGCGGCCATGATTCGGGACGACCCCCAAATGGGGGCGCCGCCGATGGTACCGTTTTTGTTTGTCACGATTGCCTGCGGCGCGGTGAGCGGGTTTCACAGTTTGGTTTCCAGCGGCACCACGGTGCGGCAACTGGATCGTGAAACCGATGCCCTGCCGATTGGTTTTGGCGCCATGCTAACCGAAGGGGCACTCGCGATATTGGTCATCATGTCCTGCGTTGCCGGATTAGGCAGCCAAGCATGGGAAGCGGGCGGCGCGTATGCGAGTTGGGGCGGAATCGGCAAAGGAGGATTGGGCGTGCAGTTGGATGCCGTCATTCATGGCGGCGCCAATTTTCTAAGCGAAGTCGGCGTGAGCGAACGATTTGGACAAGCCTTCTTGGCGGTCACCATCGTGGCCTTTGCCATGACAACCTTAGATTCCGCCACGCGCCTTTTACGCTTCAACGTCGAAGAGATTTTCCGCTCGATCAAATTAGAACCACTCGCCAACCGATATTTCGCCTCGTTGATCGCTGTGGGAGGCATTGCCCTGTTCGCGCAACCACAAGGTGCGGCGCTGTGGGTGTTGTTCGGCACCACGAATCAACTGCTCGCCGGTTTGACGTTGCTGACGGTGAGTTTGTTCTTATTCAAACTGCGGCGACCGATTATTTATACGCTTATTCCGATGGGAATGATGTTGGTGATGACCGCCTGGGCCATGGCGATTCAACTCGATGGGTTTTACAAAGACAAGCAGTGGCTGCTCTTTGGCGTTTCGGTGGTGGTTGTTTTAATGACGACTTGGCTGGTGATTGAAGCCATTTTGTCCTTCTGCCGGGGTCGTGGTGGGTTGAGTATCGCACATGATGATGAGGACCCACATGATGACCAGTCGGAAGTCGTATCCGCCACTCATCTGGGATAA
- a CDS encoding glycosyl hydrolase family 18 protein: MKSSDHTATIEIRRGHVGRLTVLLGCFLLGAVQALALTAAEKPRQRRFIYNSDANHMYHYKPAPMSVADLQGYVDEVVGTGVTTFFASPNWGMPMAYPSEVTEIIGAQLTPEKLAEMRKAGLTKESSAERALANFYGIIDAGHDPFRVMIDRAREKKLEVFISYRPNEIHDVQNPDSFIVTDFWREHPEWRVGKIGDEISPLFAEIIGGSKEHRVHPIVASWFPGALNFAIPEVRAQRLAELRECCERYPIDGLDIDFQRFPIYFPQDAGPQNVETMTAWMREVRAMTREVGEKRGRPLLLSARIMARPRQNLAIGLDPVTWAKEGLIDFVEVSHYLRNDFPLPIQEYRKLMPAELPIYASVEVEKDSDRYRRIARQLYDEGADGLMMFNYFTRREGGVEPDFTLFNELSAPASIKPAAP, from the coding sequence ATGAAATCATCAGACCACACCGCCACTATTGAGATTCGACGCGGGCATGTCGGACGTCTTACAGTCCTGTTGGGCTGCTTTTTACTCGGGGCCGTGCAAGCATTAGCACTCACGGCTGCCGAAAAACCACGGCAGCGGCGGTTTATTTATAACTCCGACGCCAACCACATGTACCACTACAAGCCGGCACCGATGAGTGTGGCGGATTTGCAGGGGTATGTTGACGAAGTTGTGGGGACCGGGGTGACGACCTTTTTCGCCTCGCCCAACTGGGGCATGCCGATGGCCTATCCCAGCGAAGTGACAGAGATCATCGGCGCGCAATTGACGCCGGAAAAACTGGCCGAGATGCGGAAGGCCGGCTTGACGAAAGAGAGCTCTGCGGAACGCGCCTTGGCAAATTTTTACGGGATCATCGATGCTGGGCACGACCCGTTTCGCGTGATGATCGACCGCGCCCGTGAAAAGAAGCTCGAGGTTTTCATCTCCTACCGGCCGAATGAAATCCACGATGTGCAAAACCCCGACAGTTTTATCGTCACCGATTTCTGGCGCGAACATCCCGAGTGGCGCGTCGGCAAAATTGGGGATGAAATCAGCCCGCTGTTTGCGGAAATCATCGGCGGCAGCAAAGAGCACCGCGTGCATCCGATCGTCGCTTCTTGGTTTCCCGGAGCATTGAATTTCGCCATTCCCGAGGTCCGTGCGCAACGGTTGGCGGAACTTCGTGAGTGTTGTGAGCGGTACCCGATCGATGGATTGGATATCGATTTCCAACGCTTCCCCATCTATTTTCCGCAGGACGCCGGTCCGCAGAATGTGGAGACCATGACTGCTTGGATGCGAGAGGTCCGGGCCATGACCCGCGAAGTCGGTGAAAAACGGGGCCGGCCGTTGTTGCTTTCTGCCCGTATCATGGCTCGCCCCCGACAAAACTTGGCCATCGGCCTCGACCCGGTCACCTGGGCCAAAGAGGGGCTGATTGATTTTGTCGAAGTGTCGCACTATTTGCGGAACGATTTCCCGTTGCCGATCCAGGAATACCGCAAACTCATGCCGGCGGAGCTACCGATCTATGCCTCGGTTGAAGTGGAAAAGGACAGTGACCGATATCGCCGCATCGCCCGCCAGTTGTATGACGAGGGTGCGGACGGACTGATGATGTTCAACTACTTCACCCGCCGCGAAGGAGGCGTGGAGCCTGATTTCACGTTGTTTAACGAACTCAGCGCCCCAGCTTCGATCAAGCCGGCTGCTCCTTAA
- a CDS encoding DUF1501 domain-containing protein codes for MPENSSLFQAADRNRREILQVGFSGFLGMGLQNIVGAQRSASAADASHFGKVKSVIFVFLTGAPSHQDMWDLKPEAPAGIRGEFQPIDTNVPGIQISEHLPKLSQLADKYAIIRSMTHSLPSHEHGTHRMLTGINKEPVGSTHMASRRDFPCYASGLQYLHPRPDGLPTGVMLPTYLNNGYGFCGQNGGFLGGDYDPWHVTKDPNGKNFRIDELQLSQGVTVERLDNRQELLKSIDAQRRALDKATSVRDMSQRMKQAHNLLSGNSKFRDAFDMDGESAEMRDRYGRHAFGQSLLLSRRLVEAGVPIIQANMGSMNHWDTHGQNFKRLKETHLPPFDQGMTALVTDLEQRGLLDQTLIVATGEFGRTPQINANAGRDHWSRVFSAVFFGGGIHGGQVIGASDSMASDPATRGWYPADFGATIYSALGIDPESIIIDRLQRPHQLNAGAVIDPLYT; via the coding sequence ATGCCCGAAAATTCGTCTCTGTTCCAAGCGGCGGACCGCAACCGACGCGAGATCCTGCAAGTCGGTTTTTCCGGATTTCTGGGAATGGGCTTACAGAACATTGTTGGCGCACAACGTTCGGCGTCCGCAGCCGACGCGTCTCACTTTGGAAAAGTGAAGTCGGTGATCTTTGTCTTTTTGACCGGCGCGCCGAGTCATCAAGACATGTGGGACCTCAAACCGGAAGCTCCTGCCGGAATTCGTGGTGAGTTTCAGCCGATCGACACCAACGTTCCCGGCATCCAAATCAGCGAACATCTCCCAAAGTTGTCACAACTGGCCGACAAATATGCGATCATCCGCTCGATGACGCATTCGCTGCCGTCGCACGAGCATGGCACGCATCGCATGCTGACGGGCATTAACAAAGAGCCGGTCGGTTCGACGCATATGGCGAGTCGTCGCGACTTTCCCTGCTATGCGTCCGGTCTGCAATATCTCCACCCCCGCCCCGATGGTCTTCCCACCGGTGTGATGCTACCGACTTATTTGAACAACGGCTACGGTTTTTGCGGCCAGAACGGGGGCTTTCTCGGAGGGGACTATGATCCTTGGCACGTCACCAAGGATCCCAACGGCAAAAACTTTCGCATCGATGAACTGCAACTCTCGCAAGGTGTGACTGTCGAACGATTGGACAATCGTCAGGAATTGCTAAAAAGCATCGACGCGCAGCGCCGCGCACTCGACAAAGCGACAAGTGTCCGCGATATGTCTCAGCGGATGAAACAAGCGCACAACTTGCTGTCGGGGAACAGCAAATTTCGTGATGCTTTTGATATGGACGGCGAATCAGCCGAGATGCGTGACCGTTATGGCCGTCACGCTTTTGGCCAATCCTTGCTGCTCTCGCGGCGACTCGTCGAAGCGGGAGTTCCTATTATTCAGGCGAACATGGGCTCGATGAATCATTGGGACACGCACGGGCAGAATTTCAAACGGCTCAAAGAAACACACCTCCCGCCGTTTGATCAAGGCATGACCGCGCTAGTGACCGACCTGGAACAGCGGGGCTTGTTGGATCAGACGTTGATTGTCGCCACAGGCGAATTTGGTCGCACGCCGCAAATTAACGCCAACGCCGGACGCGATCACTGGTCGCGCGTTTTCTCGGCCGTCTTTTTCGGTGGGGGAATCCACGGCGGACAAGTCATCGGTGCGAGCGATAGCATGGCCTCCGACCCCGCAACGCGGGGCTGGTACCCGGCCGACTTTGGCGCCACAATCTATTCCGCCTTGGGAATCGATCCGGAGAGTATCATCATCGATCGCCTCCAGCGACCGCATCAACTCAATGCGGGTGCGGTAATCGATCCGCTGTATACGTGA
- a CDS encoding DUF1501 domain-containing protein, with protein sequence MRRQPMIPPAPSLLKHPTVNRREMLRAGGIGLMGLSMSDVTALRAQAAHTGAPQPPVKSVIYIFLSGGLSQHESFDMKPEAADTIRGEFRPIDTATPGIQISEHLPLLAQRSRHWALVRSLTHGHNEHSNGHHIMLTGRSEMPRGFNPSKPMPTDDPTFASIVSATVQGKNHLPSAAVIPETFIHASGRVIPGQFAGIMGPQRDPWVIDAAAKCKKCGACPNCFDHQQRDWEHTGDPVFESPNLRLPDQLTSQRLGRRLDLMQIVEDGQRHLDRAADVAAMDRNRQTAISLLTSGKVRKAFDVHAEPDEVQEAYGKNRFGWSLLMARSLIEVGVGMVQVNLGRNESWDTHGNIFPHLKNHLFPPTDRAVSALIDDLEQRGLLDSTLIVMAGEFGRTPKISRLARFYKYPGRDHWGAVQSVFFAGGGVRGGTVIGSTDSIGGYPQDLPQRPENMSATIYDALGIHREAAWYSSLNRPHFVYHADPIAGLMG encoded by the coding sequence ATGCGACGCCAACCGATGATCCCACCCGCCCCCTCCTTGCTGAAACATCCCACTGTCAATCGACGAGAGATGTTGCGCGCCGGGGGGATTGGACTGATGGGGCTATCGATGTCGGATGTGACCGCCTTGCGTGCCCAAGCCGCACACACCGGCGCGCCTCAACCGCCGGTGAAATCCGTCATTTATATTTTTCTTTCCGGAGGTTTGTCGCAGCACGAAAGCTTCGACATGAAACCCGAGGCGGCCGATACGATACGGGGTGAATTTCGCCCGATCGATACGGCCACACCGGGCATTCAGATCAGCGAACACCTGCCGCTACTCGCGCAACGGAGCCGGCATTGGGCGTTGGTCCGCTCGTTGACGCATGGCCACAATGAGCATTCCAACGGGCATCACATCATGCTCACCGGTCGCAGCGAAATGCCGCGGGGCTTCAATCCCTCCAAGCCGATGCCGACCGACGACCCCACCTTTGCCTCGATCGTCAGTGCCACCGTTCAAGGGAAAAATCATCTTCCGTCGGCGGCTGTGATTCCCGAAACGTTCATCCACGCCAGCGGCCGCGTCATTCCGGGACAGTTCGCCGGAATCATGGGACCACAACGCGATCCTTGGGTCATCGATGCCGCTGCCAAATGTAAAAAGTGCGGCGCTTGCCCGAATTGTTTTGACCACCAACAGCGCGATTGGGAACACACAGGCGATCCCGTTTTCGAATCGCCCAACCTCCGCCTGCCCGACCAGTTGACATCGCAGCGACTCGGACGCCGGTTGGATTTGATGCAAATTGTCGAGGATGGCCAACGACATCTCGATCGCGCCGCCGATGTCGCCGCCATGGACCGCAATCGCCAAACAGCGATTTCGTTATTAACCTCCGGAAAAGTCCGCAAAGCCTTTGACGTGCATGCGGAACCGGACGAAGTCCAAGAAGCTTATGGCAAAAATCGTTTCGGTTGGTCACTGCTCATGGCCCGCAGCTTGATCGAAGTGGGGGTGGGCATGGTGCAGGTGAATCTGGGCCGCAACGAATCCTGGGATACACACGGCAACATTTTCCCGCATCTTAAGAATCATCTCTTCCCCCCCACCGACCGCGCCGTTTCGGCGTTGATTGATGATTTGGAACAGCGCGGGTTGTTGGATTCGACTTTGATTGTGATGGCGGGAGAATTTGGCCGGACCCCGAAAATTTCGCGACTGGCCCGTTTCTACAAATACCCCGGCCGCGACCATTGGGGAGCCGTGCAATCGGTCTTCTTTGCCGGCGGCGGCGTCCGCGGCGGAACGGTCATCGGTTCGACCGATAGTATCGGCGGTTATCCGCAGGACCTGCCTCAACGGCCGGAAAACATGTCAGCAACGATCTATGATGCTCTGGGGATTCATCGTGAAGCGGCTTGGTACAGCTCGCTGAATCGACCCCACTTCGTGTATCACGCGGATCCCATTGCCGGCTTGATGGGCTAG
- a CDS encoding Nramp family divalent metal transporter, which translates to MNKPAPNKHWLKLIGPGILVAATGVGAGDLATGAFTGSHLGVAVLWAVIVGALLKYVLNEGLARWQLATETTLLEGCVTNFGRTVQAVFIVYLAIWSFLVGAALMSATGVTANAICPLFAETDTATDGLTAAAKGKIVYGFLHSLVGVILIRLGGYRLFEKVMSVCIATMFITVLVTATLLTTEWWAVGRGLVWPTIPHLHDGGLSWTIALMGGVGGTVTVLCYGYWIREEDRRGIEYLKTCRIDLAVGYTMTALFGIGMVIIGSTIEVTGGGAGLIVTLADQLQGRLGTVGRWAFLIGAWGAVTSSLLGVWQSIPYLFADYAGMMHEKYGERERQPVETTARVYQWALVLIATIPMIGLWYGFKEMQKLYAIVGAAFLPMLAVVLLVLNGSPRLIGKEHRNRPLTTGLLWLILLFFTASGGWAIYVAFTK; encoded by the coding sequence GTGAACAAACCGGCCCCCAATAAACATTGGCTGAAGCTCATCGGCCCTGGAATTCTCGTCGCCGCCACGGGAGTCGGCGCCGGGGATCTGGCGACCGGTGCCTTTACGGGAAGCCACCTCGGTGTCGCCGTCCTCTGGGCGGTGATTGTCGGCGCGCTGTTAAAATATGTCCTCAACGAAGGACTCGCCCGCTGGCAACTGGCCACCGAGACGACCTTGCTCGAAGGATGCGTCACCAATTTCGGCCGGACGGTTCAAGCGGTGTTCATCGTCTACCTGGCGATTTGGAGTTTTCTGGTCGGAGCCGCCCTGATGAGCGCTACCGGCGTGACCGCCAACGCAATTTGCCCGTTGTTCGCAGAGACTGACACGGCGACCGACGGTTTGACAGCAGCAGCCAAAGGCAAAATCGTTTACGGATTCCTCCATAGTCTCGTTGGGGTGATTCTGATCCGCCTTGGTGGCTATCGTCTGTTTGAAAAAGTAATGAGTGTTTGTATCGCGACGATGTTTATCACGGTACTAGTGACCGCTACCCTGTTGACGACCGAGTGGTGGGCCGTCGGCCGCGGATTGGTTTGGCCAACGATACCTCATCTCCATGACGGCGGCTTGAGCTGGACGATTGCCTTAATGGGGGGCGTGGGGGGAACCGTCACGGTGCTCTGTTACGGCTACTGGATTCGCGAGGAAGATCGCCGGGGAATTGAGTATCTAAAGACTTGTCGCATCGATCTCGCCGTGGGTTATACGATGACGGCCCTCTTCGGCATTGGTATGGTGATTATCGGTAGCACGATCGAAGTGACTGGCGGCGGCGCCGGATTGATCGTGACGTTGGCCGATCAATTACAAGGTCGGCTGGGAACCGTGGGCCGCTGGGCGTTTCTCATTGGAGCCTGGGGAGCTGTGACCAGCAGTCTGCTCGGCGTCTGGCAAAGCATTCCCTATCTGTTCGCCGACTACGCCGGCATGATGCACGAAAAATATGGGGAACGCGAACGCCAACCGGTCGAGACCACTGCACGGGTCTATCAATGGGCATTGGTCTTGATCGCCACAATTCCCATGATCGGCCTGTGGTACGGTTTTAAGGAGATGCAAAAACTTTACGCCATTGTCGGCGCCGCCTTCCTGCCCATGCTGGCAGTGGTGTTATTGGTACTCAACGGTTCGCCCCGTTTGATCGGCAAGGAGCATCGTAACCGTCCACTAACGACTGGTCTGTTGTGGTTGATCCTATTGTTTTTCACCGCCTCCGGAGGCTGGGCGATTTATGTCGCGTTTACAAAATGA
- a CDS encoding amidohydrolase family protein codes for MTNSSGSTLLRPCDREFYERELASFLPDRIYDAHCHLGKSEFAPALTPAGYDTVGYAEYRQLMTDLHPGADLAALFLPIFSMQHRDRFPDASAWVAQEVVHDPRCRGEFFIAADDDPEWVRDEVRRLGLHGLKCYHITAATQPTWDAQIPDFLPEPLVKVAHEEELVITLHMVRSRAVADPQNIHWIRHYCATYPGMRLILAHSARGFQPAHNLEGLPHLKGLDNLYFDTSANCEPIAHQAIIRILGHERLMYGSDVPVSHLRGRSLGAADSFVWLYEETPVWGEKHNKIEPVLIGLEHLRSIKWACWSERLSDSAVEDIFWNNAARMLGVE; via the coding sequence ATGACAAACTCCAGTGGATCGACATTGTTGCGGCCGTGTGACAGAGAATTCTACGAACGCGAATTGGCGTCGTTTCTGCCCGATCGCATTTACGATGCGCATTGCCATCTCGGCAAATCTGAATTCGCGCCGGCGTTGACACCTGCCGGTTACGATACGGTGGGGTATGCCGAGTACCGGCAGTTGATGACCGACCTGCATCCCGGCGCCGATCTGGCAGCGCTGTTCTTGCCGATTTTTAGCATGCAGCATCGGGACCGATTTCCCGACGCCAGCGCCTGGGTCGCCCAAGAAGTGGTGCACGATCCGCGGTGTCGCGGCGAGTTTTTTATCGCAGCTGACGACGATCCCGAATGGGTCCGCGATGAAGTCCGGCGGTTGGGGTTGCATGGGTTGAAGTGTTATCACATTACCGCCGCCACGCAGCCAACATGGGACGCGCAGATTCCCGACTTTCTCCCCGAGCCACTCGTCAAAGTCGCCCACGAAGAGGAACTGGTGATCACGCTGCACATGGTCCGTTCGCGAGCGGTAGCGGACCCGCAGAATATTCATTGGATTCGCCACTACTGCGCGACCTATCCCGGCATGCGGTTGATCCTGGCGCATTCGGCGCGGGGATTTCAACCGGCGCACAATCTGGAAGGGCTGCCGCATCTCAAAGGGTTGGACAATCTCTACTTCGATACCAGCGCAAACTGCGAACCGATTGCGCATCAAGCGATCATTCGCATCTTGGGGCATGAGCGATTGATGTACGGCTCAGACGTCCCGGTCAGCCACCTGCGCGGCCGCAGTCTGGGGGCGGCCGACTCGTTTGTCTGGCTGTACGAAGAGACGCCGGTCTGGGGCGAGAAGCACAATAAGATCGAACCGGTGCTCATCGGGCTGGAGCACCTACGTTCAATCAAATGGGCCTGTTGGAGCGAACGGCTCAGCGACAGCGCCGTTGAGGACATTTTTTGGAACAATGCAGCACGGATGTTGGGCGTGGAATGA